TCTAGGTGCTGTGTTGTGGACCATCTTTACGACGCCTGAATATCCGCCGGATGATATCGAAGCCTTTAAGAAGTTAAAGGCCGAGAAGATTGGGATTGCAGAGAATGCAAAGGATATCCTCCGCGCTATTGCGGAAATGCCGGAGACGATGCGTCAGCTTGGACCTGTACAGCTTTTGACCTGGCTCGGACTCTTCTGCATGTGGCTTTACTTTCCAGTCGCTGTTGCACATAACGTCTTCGGTGCGGATGATCCAGCCTCGCCGACCTATAAGGCTGGCATTGAGTGGGCGGGCATCTGTTTCGCCGCTTACTCGGTTGTCTGTTTTGGATTCTCCTTTCTATTACCGAAGATGGCTCGGATGTTTGGCAGGAAGAACACGCATAGCTTGTGCCTGCTATGCGGCGCTGCAGGCCTTATTGCTGTGGCGTTCATGCACAACAAGTATCTGCTGCTCTTCACGATGCTCGGAGTCGGCATTGCATGGGCCAGCACACTCTCCATGCCGTATGCCGTGCTAGCAGCTTCGCTGCCTCCTGCGAGGACCGGCGTCTACATGGGAATTTTTAATTTCTTTATCGTGACGCCGGAGATCCTGGCCTCACTCTTTTTTGGATGGATCATGAATCATCTTCTCCATAACAATCGCATTCTGGCTGTGATTGCTGGAGGAGTCTTCATGCTGGTTGCGGCCATACTGATGCAGCGCGTAAAAGACCCGCTAACGAAGAGTATTCAAGCACTGTAATACAGATGCTTTTATGCCATTCTTGCAGCCAGATCCAGCATGGATTTGGCAATCGAATGTAAGGGAAGGATCTGGTCTGCGGCGCCGAGCCGAGCCGCTTCGCGTGGCATGCCATAGACCACGCTGCTCTGCTCATCCTGCGCAATCGTGTTGCCTCCAGCACGCTTGATCCGCAATAGCCCCTGGCCTCCGTCGGCACCCATTCCTGTAAGAAGCACACCTATCGCGTGTTTGGCAGCCGAATCTGCAACCGAGGAGAAGAGCACATCCACCGATGGGCGCTGGTAACAGACCTGGGGACCATCCTGCACCTGAACCCAATAGCGATAGCCCTCCCGGCGAAGCAGC
This genomic interval from Acidisarcina sp. contains the following:
- a CDS encoding MFS transporter, whose product is MSMYDKPQRSFWQIWNMSFGFLGIQFGWGLQMANMSAIYEYLGARADQIPILWLAAPLTGLLIQPIIGHASDRTWGPLGRRRPYFLAGAILSSLMLILMPNCSSLWMAAGALWILDASINISMEPFRAFVADILPEGQRTGGFAMQSLFIGLGAVVASALPWLLTNVFHLTQAAGDTRAIPSTVRLSFYIGAVAFLGAVLWTIFTTPEYPPDDIEAFKKLKAEKIGIAENAKDILRAIAEMPETMRQLGPVQLLTWLGLFCMWLYFPVAVAHNVFGADDPASPTYKAGIEWAGICFAAYSVVCFGFSFLLPKMARMFGRKNTHSLCLLCGAAGLIAVAFMHNKYLLLFTMLGVGIAWASTLSMPYAVLAASLPPARTGVYMGIFNFFIVTPEILASLFFGWIMNHLLHNNRILAVIAGGVFMLVAAILMQRVKDPLTKSIQAL